The Actinomyces lilanjuaniae genome segment ATCGCCGAGCTCCACGAGGACGACGCCCTGCCTGACGGCGCGGTGGTTACTGTCGCCGGGCTCATCACCTCTCTGACGCGCAAGACCACCAAGCAGGGCAATCTGTGGGCGATCGCCCAGGTGGAGGACCTGGCGGGCAGTGTGGAGGTGCTGTTCTTCCCCCAGACCTACCAGACGGTCTCTACCATGCTGGCTCCGGACACGGTGGTGACGGTGCGCGGACGCCTCAACCGCCGGGACGGCCAGACTGCGCTGTACGCCCAGGAGATGACGATCCCCGACGTCTCCAGCGCCACCCACGAGGCCGTCCTCATCACCCTGCCTACCAACCGGTGCACCGGGCCCCTGGTGGAGCAGTTCAAGGACGTCCTGGTGCGTCACCCCGGGATGTCCACCGTGCGCCTGACCCTGACCAGCCCGGGGCGGGAGGTTCGCACCCAGCTGGACGCCTCCCTGCGGGTGGAGGCCTCACCGGCCTTCTACTCCGATATCAAGGCCCTGCTGGGGCCGGGGTGCCTGCGGCGCTGACCTCCACCACGGCGGCTACCGGGCCGGAAGGCAGGTCGACCACCACCACGTCGCCGTCATCGAGGTGATGGCCACGCCGGGTCTCCGTGACGGCGTTGACGGTGACGTCGCCCGCCTGGACCGCCGCGCGCGCCTGCGCCCCGTCCCGGACCAGGTCGGCGAGCTTGAGGAACTGCCCCAGGCGGATGCGGCCCTGCACCGGGACCCGGAGCAGGTGAGGAACAGGCGGGCAGGACGGCGAAGGCCGCGATGAGGTCCTTGATGATGAGGGCTGTTGTGTCACGGTGGCCATCATCGCAGACACCTCCCAGGCGCGTCGCGGGCCGGTCCGCCTGCTCCTGCGGGCTGGCGACGGGTTGGTGGCTGGGCGGCGAGTTGTCGGTGCCGCAGAGCGGGCTCTTCCTCACCCTGGAATATCCTGGGAACCAGGTAGCAGGCAGTTCAGGGAAGGGAGACTGCGATATGGTGACGGTATCAGCCGTGCTGAGAAAATACTGAGGAGTATCGGTATGCGTCGTCTTGCCGCCAGCACCGTGGTCCTGCTCCTGGTCCTGGCTCTTCCGTCCCTGACCGCCACCTGCCTGCTCGCCTCCCCGGCTGCGGCTGAGCCCGGGGGAACCACGATCCACGTCTCGGCCCGCAGCGGCTCCGACGACACCGGGGACGGGACGTCTGACAGCCCGCTTCGCACCCTCTCCGCT includes the following:
- a CDS encoding RNA-binding S4 domain-containing protein, producing MQGRIRLGQFLKLADLVRDGAQARAAVQAGDVTVNAVTETRRGHHLDDGDVVVVDLPSGPVAAVVEVSAAGTPAPAGP